In Acanthopagrus latus isolate v.2019 chromosome 23, fAcaLat1.1, whole genome shotgun sequence, the genomic window TCTTCATGTTCTCCAGGTGATCCAGCGCCTCCTCGTACGAGTTCTTCAGCTTGAAGAGGTCAGTGCTCAGCCCTCTCGACTCTCTCTGGGAAACTTCCAGGTCTGACTGACTCTCCTCGTATTTCTGTTTCCACTCAGCCAGAATctaacagaggaggagacagcgTGAGCGATTACATCGGCCTCAACAAGAGAATCCGTTGACAGAAGAAGACACACCTTGTCAAAGTTCCTCTGCTTCTTGTCCAGGCTGGCGCAGGCTGCGTTCGACCTTTCCAGCTCCACCATGAGATCCTCCACCTCCGCCTGCAGCCTCTGCTTGGTTTTCTCCAGAGAGGCACATTTGACGTTTGCTGCCTCTGTCATCTCCTCGGAGTCCTGCAGCCGCTGGGCCAGCTTCTTCCTGTGGATCACAGATAAATTGTGTTAAAGCGTAAGAAACCCATCAGCACTGACTTCAAACGAAGACGCCGTGCTGTTTCTCACTTCGCCTCCTCGAGCTCTTCGGTCCGCTGGATGGCGTCCGTCTCGTATTTGGTTCTCCACTGAGCTACGTCGCTGTTGGCCTTGGAGAGGCAGCGCTGCAGCTCGGCTttggcctcctgctcctcctcgtaCTGCTCTCGGAGCAGCTCGCAGTCGTGTCGGGCTGACTGTAAACTGTGAGCCAGGGCGCTTTTAGCCTGAAAAACCAGAAGCATCCATAACGCTGGTTTATTATCTGAGTTAAAGATGTGAAAATGCAGCCAAATGTTCTCAGTGGAGGAAGTAGGTCAAGTCCTCTTATGCATAATTCTGCAGCAGGTTAAGGAAACTGGGGAAAATGTTAATATAACatataaaatgttcaaagttcCTGTTTAAGTCTTTGCTGTGACTGTGTATCGGATGTTGTCGTGTCTCTCAGACCTTAAATTCTTCGTCCAGAAGTCTCTTCAGCTCTTCGATCTGATGACTCCCGACAGATTTGGCTCTGTTCAGCTGGGACAGAGTgatctccttctcctccagcagacgAGTCAGTTCACCTGGTGAAGATAAAGATAACACAAACCTGACTTTGTGTCCACATTAGACACTTTTTGGTAACTTTCTTATGATTTCGTACCATTTTCAGTCTGCAGCCGAGCGCTCAGTGTGGTGAAGTCGCTCAGGGACCTCTGAGCTTCGTCTGCTTTGGTCTTGTACTCGTTCATTTGGTCCTCGAGGCTCCGGCACTGTTTCTCCAGATTAGCCTGAAACATCGAGCGTCCGTtatcacctgcagctcacctgatGACTGCGACATGGTCCATGGTGCTGCGGACAGTCGTTACCTTGCTCTTCAGGACGCTCTCCATGTTTCCCGCCATGTCGTCGATCTCCATCTTCAGCTcgctcttctccttctccagttTCTGTTTGACTCTCTGGATGTTGTCGATCTGCTCGCTGAGCTCGGCGACGCTGTCCGCCTGCTTCTTGCGTAAAGTCGCGCCGATGGACTCGTGCTGCAGCGTGGACTCTTCCAGGTCGCGACGCAGCCTCTGGAACTCGGCGTCTCGCTTCTTGTTCATCTCGGCCTGAGCGGCGGTGGCTCCTCcggcctcctccagcctctcgctgatctcctccagctctctggaCAGATCGCACCGCTGCTTCTCCACTTTGGCTCGAGCCGAGCGCTCGGCCTCGATTTCTTCTTCCAGCTCTTCGCTGCGAGCCTGCGGTGGGATCGTTTGAATTTGTGGGTTCTTAAaagattaaagatttaaaatgaaGATATTCAAATCTGCTCACTGTTGTTATAAATCCCACCTGAAGCTCTTTAATCTTCTTCTGTAGTTGGATGCCGAGCGCTTGCTCGTCCTCAATCTTGCACTGCAGGTGAACCAATTCAAAGTCTTTTCTGAAAAGAGTGAATTTAGTTTTCTCATTAGCGTAGAAAACAACTTTGCAACTGACACATTTCAATTAAATCACTGAATACAAGGTAACTACAGTTACTCAAAACACTGATACCACTCTCGTATCTGTTTGTTCAATAggagtcagcagctggttagcttagcttagcttagcatgactGGAAATCAGGGGAAACATCCGGCCTGGTTTTGTCTCAACGTGTCTTtgtaacatatttaaatctggTTTGTTTAACCTGTATGAGTTGCTAGGCAGACTCCAGACAGATGCTGTAACACCCACCTAGATCACAAATCATAGTTTTAATTCTCTGGTTTTTGtacatgtgaaacaaacaagaaactgcatagtaattaaataattatgatGGTGGCTGGCAATTGAGTTGCAGCTAGATGGagcaggctagctgtttccacctgtttccagtctttatgctaagctaagctaagctaagctacgTGGCTGCTGGACGTAAGAGTGTTCCTTTTATAtaactcttttctttctgttcttgcaTTTTAACACTAGGTTGCAGTTTACGCTGGTTGCCACTCGTTAAAGAATAGACcgaagaagatgaagaagaagaagaagaagaagaagaagaagaagaagaagaagcagtaaCTAGTTTGCTGGTTACTGCCACATATTCATGTtggagaagaagacagacaggaagtctaATTCAAACAACAACGTACTTCTTCAGCCTCTCTTCCATCTGCTGCCGGTCGTTCTCCAGGTCCATGATGGTGTCCTGCGACAGCTTCAGATCTCCCTCCAGTTTTCTTTTGCATCGCTCCACGTCTGCACGcaccttcttctcctgctccagcGAGCCCTCCAGCTGCAAGAGGGATTCACGTAAACGAAAGAAACCGGACCAAGGAGATCCTGCAGACAACCGTGACGATGAATTTAAAAGAATGATTCCTTACGTCATCAACCTGCTGCTCCAACTtgatcttcatcttcatcagggAGTTGACTTTATCCTCCTCGGCCTGCAGGTCGTCTAACGTCTGCTGGTGCACCTCCTGCAGAGCTTTAATCTCCTTCGACGACTTCATCAGATTCTCCTCAAGAGTCGTGAGCTCCTCCACTAAATtcttcacctgaacacagaagCATTTATCTTAAAGTTAGCGAGCACTTAAATCCAGAACCAGTCTAAAAAAAAGGGGTGAAACCATCAGCGGCACCTTGTTCTCTGTGGCAtatttctccttctccactttGGCGATGGTGAGCTCGAGGTCGTCGATGTCCCTCTTCAGCTCTGAACACTCgtcctccagcttcctcttcttgGCGGTGATCTCGGCGttgatctcctcctcttcctccacccgCTCGGAGAACTCTTTGACTTTGGCCTCCAGGTGGATCTTGCTCTTAATCAAGCCTTCGCACCTCTCCTCGGCATCGCACAGgttctccctctccttcagaGCGACGACGCAGTCATGAATTATAACTTacttgtaagaaaagttgactTTCTCATTCCtaacttgtcaaaaactgacaaTATGAGATTGTTGGAcgcttgcttttgtttttataaccTCGCCTGCTTGTATTCTAATCtaaatgtgttgaatgtgtgtgtctgcagggatCAATGACACTTCCTCTTATCTGACATCATTATTGATCATGTTGCTGCTGAATTTCATGGAAAAGGGATTTTAAAAAACCCTCTCGTCTCTCCTAATCTGCTCATCCGACAGCCTTGAATCGATACAAGCAGACCACTTTGTTCGACTCGAGGTGTTTACGTACCGCCTGGATCTGAAGGTTGAGGTCGTTCTTCTCCTGGACCAGCATCaccattttctcctccagctccttcctcCGGGCCTCCGACTTTGCGAACTCCTCTTTGAGTCTCGCGAACTCCTCTTTCATGTTCTGCATCTCCTTCTCGGCCTCGGCGCTGCGTAGCAGAGGCTTTATCTTGAAGAAGAGCTTCATCCAGGGCCAGTTCTTCACGTTCATGAAGGAGCGGATGTTGTACTGGATGATGAAAATCGActccctgcagagagaaagagcaaaacagtgaagatgattaaaactacatttccaAGATAATTCTCATGTCGCTCCACAGCTAGAAACTCCACATGTATAAATCTAAACTGAAGTTTGTAATATATGAGGTGAGGTGATCTGTCGGGGAACCTTTTCTTCGACATCTCTTTGAGCCTCAGCCTGGTGACGTAACCTCTGGACACGGCCTGGATACGAGTCATCAGCACCGCCAGGCGTTCGtccctcatctcctccaggAGGCCCAGCAGGCCGGCTTTGAAAAACACCTGACGGAAGATACAACATGTGGAGGAAATCACTTTAATACCAGTTGGGTTGATGGTTTACATACTGCAGTCTTAACCGGATGAAAAGTGTCGAATGGGAATCTAAACGTAGGATTAAAGATCAGACTGTTGTATTTCTTTGAGGTGGTTCAGCAGCTGATTCGTGCAGGATCTGTTGAGTCTGTAAGGAACTGTGTGGTTTTACTGTCTCATGTCTCTCAGATTGATCAGTTTGGTCTGAAAATCACCTTCGTGTATCCGAATCTGTACTGAGCGTGATCCACATCGATGGACGACAGCAGCTTCTCTGAGGCCTTCTTGCTGTCGATGAACTGGCCCTCAGGGATCGCGCTGGCGTTCAGGATCCTGTACCTGTGTCCGAGACAGACGAGGGGtcagacagtgttttgttttgtgtgtgtgtgtgtgtgtgtgtgtgtgtgtgtgtgtggtgcatcACCTCTGCCTGAAGTCTCCGTACAGGATCCTGCTGGGGAATCCCTTCCTGCAGATCCTGATCCCTTCCAGCACGCCGTTACAGCGCAGCTGGTGCAGGACCAGGTGGTGATCCATGGACCCTACACGCACCAGATGTTTagtgttaaaggaacagttcaacatgtATTAGAGCTGTTTAGCTTAGCAAAGCATGTAGAATGTGAACATGGCTGTCACGACATCAGGTTTTCATCACACGATTATTTACAGGAAAttagtttgctgtgtttttgtctaatttatGGTAAATAAATAAGACTCAGTATACGAGTAGCGAGGTGGAAAGAGTCTGTGATCACATCTGTGcacaaatgaattaaaataatatttacacTTAATGATTAGTGAATAAACATCCATATAAAATGATGCACAAAACATCCACAAGGCCGAAAATCAACTTTGTTTAATCAAAAAACTGAAGTGTGAACTTATACAGGTGTGAGGTTCATCGTCTCTGTGGTGTCGGCTCACCTGGTGTCTTGGTCTCATTGGGGATGATGCATCTAACAAAGTGAGGATGTGTAGATCTCAGGTTGGCCATCAGTTTATTCAGGTTCTCCTGCCGGAGGTAAACAGATCAGAGTCTCTAAACATGGAACAGGATGGTTcggtatttatttattttaatttttgtgatGTGTGTCCATCTTTCCTCCTTAAAACGTGGAAGTCTGAATTCTTCTGAATCATGTGGAGGTAGTGAGTTTTGCTAAGACCCCGTATCATTCCCAGAACTACTGAGTAGATAATAAAACTTCACCACACAGCCACCAAACATCAGCGTTATCTTCGGTTTTTACCCTGAAGAGAGCAGAAACTGTCTGGAACGAGGAGCCCTTCTTCTTATAACTCTTCTTACTTCCGTCACCAGCTGCAGGAACAGAAGAGACACAACATGAAGAGTTTAGTAAACTACATATTCAACATAATATATCTGTGGTCTGTAAACTGACCGTCAGCTGAAGCGTACGTGGCGAAGAtctgacagagcagcttcactgagGCCTTCTGGTAAAGCTGCACCACGGTGTCGTTCAGCGGGTCCTTGTTCTTCTCCAGCCAGCCGCTGATGTTGTAGTCCACAGTGCCGGCGTAGTGCATGAGGGAGAAGTGGGCCTCTGCTTTACCTTTGCAGGGTTTGGGCTTCTGGAAGATGCTGTTCTTGCCCAGGTGCTGGTCGTACAGCTTGTTCTTGAAGGAGCCGTCTGTCGCCTTTGGAAACATGCACTCCTCTTCCAGAATGGAGAAAATGCCCATCGGCTGCAGGAAAGACAGAAGATCAGCCTCCACACGCCTGCTTCTACTGTTAATGCgaatatctgtgtttgtgaacagGAAACGCACCTTCTCTATGAGCTCGATGCAGGCGGCCAGGTCCATGCCGAAGTCGATGAACTCCCACTCGATGCCCTCCTTCTTgtactcctcctgctccagcacGAACATGTGGTGGTtgaaaaactgctgcagcttctcgtTGGTGAAGttgatgcagagctgctcgAGGCTGTTCATCTGAAGGAGACAACAACCATTAGACAAATACAGAcaaagattttgttttatttcacgtcggtgtgatttttttgttttttttttacctcaaagaTCTCAAACCCGGCGATGTCCAGGACGCCGA contains:
- the LOC119014517 gene encoding myosin heavy chain, skeletal muscle, adult-like, with translation MSDAEMEIFGVAAPYLRKSERERIAAQNTVFDAKTAVFVPDPKQEYVKGKIRSQDGSKVTVETEDGKVVSVHLDDIRPMNPPKFDKIEDMALLTHLHEPAVLFNLKERYAAWMIYTYSGLFCVTVNPYKWLPVYNPEVVAGYRGKKRQEAPPHIFSISDNAYQFMLTDRENQSILITGESGAGKTVNTKRVIQYFATIASFGDSSKKEQPAGKMQGNLEDQIIQANPLLEAFGNAKTVRNDNSSRFGKFIRIHFGTKGKLASADIETYLLEKSRVTFQLPAERSYHIFYQIMSNKKPELIEMLLITTNPYDYPFISQGELTVLSIDDTEELMATDSAIDILGFNTEEKIGIYKLTGAVMHNGNMKFKQKQREEQAEPDGTEVADKVAYLMGLNSADLLKALCYPRVKVGNEYVTKGQTPQQVNNAMGALSKAVYEKLFLWMVTRINQQLDTKLPRQHFIGVLDIAGFEIFEMNSLEQLCINFTNEKLQQFFNHHMFVLEQEEYKKEGIEWEFIDFGMDLAACIELIEKPMGIFSILEEECMFPKATDGSFKNKLYDQHLGKNSIFQKPKPCKGKAEAHFSLMHYAGTVDYNISGWLEKNKDPLNDTVVQLYQKASVKLLCQIFATYASADAGDGSKKSYKKKGSSFQTVSALFRENLNKLMANLRSTHPHFVRCIIPNETKTPGSMDHHLVLHQLRCNGVLEGIRICRKGFPSRILYGDFRQRYRILNASAIPEGQFIDSKKASEKLLSSIDVDHAQYRFGYTKVFFKAGLLGLLEEMRDERLAVLMTRIQAVSRGYVTRLRLKEMSKKRESIFIIQYNIRSFMNVKNWPWMKLFFKIKPLLRSAEAEKEMQNMKEEFARLKEEFAKSEARRKELEEKMVMLVQEKNDLNLQIQAERENLCDAEERCEGLIKSKIHLEAKVKEFSERVEEEEEINAEITAKKRKLEDECSELKRDIDDLELTIAKVEKEKYATENKVKNLVEELTTLEENLMKSSKEIKALQEVHQQTLDDLQAEEDKVNSLMKMKIKLEQQVDDLEGSLEQEKKVRADVERCKRKLEGDLKLSQDTIMDLENDRQQMEERLKKKDFELVHLQCKIEDEQALGIQLQKKIKELQARSEELEEEIEAERSARAKVEKQRCDLSRELEEISERLEEAGGATAAQAEMNKKRDAEFQRLRRDLEESTLQHESIGATLRKKQADSVAELSEQIDNIQRVKQKLEKEKSELKMEIDDMAGNMESVLKSKANLEKQCRSLEDQMNEYKTKADEAQRSLSDFTTLSARLQTENGELTRLLEEKEITLSQLNRAKSVGSHQIEELKRLLDEEFKAKSALAHSLQSARHDCELLREQYEEEQEAKAELQRCLSKANSDVAQWRTKYETDAIQRTEELEEAKKKLAQRLQDSEEMTEAANVKCASLEKTKQRLQAEVEDLMVELERSNAACASLDKKQRNFDKILAEWKQKYEESQSDLEVSQRESRGLSTDLFKLKNSYEEALDHLENMKRENKNLQEEITDITEQVGHSAKTIHELEKAAKQAEQERRDTQAALEEAESSLEHEETKILHLQLELNQIKSEVDRKVAEKDEEIDQLKRNHQRTVDTLQNTLDSETRSRNDAIRAKKKMEGDLNEMEIQLGHANRQAAEATKQLRNLQAQLKDTQVHLDEALHSQEDLKEQLAITERRNNLMMAENEEMVAALEQSERSRKLAEQELIDVNERVQLLHSQNTSLLNTKKKMEADLVRLQSEMEDTVQEARNADEKAKKAIMDAAMMAEELKKEQDTSAHLERMKKNMEVTVKDLQHRLDEAEQLALKGGKKELQKLEAKVRELENELDAEQKRSGEAMKGVRKYERKIKELTYQGEEEKKNVARLQDLVNKLQLKVKAYKRQCEEAEEQTNVQLAKFRKVQHELEEAEERADVAESQLNKLRAKSRDVVGKGE